The region TAAACATGCAATAGCGTTTATTAAAACTCATCATCATTATAAAAAGATTGCAAAACAGTATCTAGATACTTGGAACAAAGCGTAATTATTCTTCTTCAATTCTATCTGGTATAACACCAAATAAAGACGAGTAAAAGATCAATAAAATGATGGCATAATACATGACATAAGTTGCGAAGTGTGCCATATTTGCTCCAACTACTCCAAACTCGTCAATTAAAAATTTACTAGTAAAATATAGAGTAACTACAGAGAACGCTTCTGTAATTATATAATGCCAGAACATGCGCTTAGCTAAAAATTGATAAGCAATAACTATAGACAGTACTTTTATAAAATCGCCTAATAATTGCCAAATAAATAATTCTTCAACTGGTTTAAACTCGTCAGTAAATACCATTTGTATTATTACGTGTCTCAAAAAATAAACTGCAATTAATCCTAAAGCAAAAATTGGAATAATAGTTTTATAAAAGCTAAAGACTTCTTTTCTAAAATCTTTAATATTATCAATTTCAGAAAATCTTGGAAGGATATACATGGTTAATAATGTACTTACAAAAAGTAAATAGTACTTGGACACTCGGTTCATCGCTTCCCAAAATCCAGCTTCTTTTAAACCAACATTATCAATAATATAACTTCTAATCAATATAGCAACAAAAGGTAAAATGATTGCAGAAAATAATGCCATACCAGAATAAGAGCTCAACTTTTTTGCAAAATTGAAACTAAAATTGCTGGCTTTAATTAAAGGTATAAAGTTTTTACGGTTAATAATACCAACTAAAGTGATTAAAAATATCAAAGATTCGGCTATAACTACAGCAATTAATGCTCCATCAATTTGTTCTAACCATATTAGTAATATAGTTATAACAGCACCTAAAATTTGACCGAAAATATTAAAAATGATTAGGTACTTATACTTAGCAAAACCATTCATTATGGAAAATGCTAACATATTTAAAGCATAAAATGGTAGTGCTATTGCAAAAATTTTAATAACGTAAGCGTAGTTATTGTATTCTTTAAAAATTAAATCGTTAATATAGTCTGCTTTAAAATACACCAAAAAGCTCATTAGCATAGTCGCAATAAAGCCTAAGTAAAATACTGTAGAAATGGTTTTACTTAGCTCTAAGGTGTTATTTTTAAACTGTGCTATATATTTTACAACACCTTTGTACAATCCTAAAATAGATATGGCTTGAATAGACCCAACAAAGTTTCTTAGATTTCCTACTAAAGCCATTCCTTCTGACCCAACAAAAAGTGCAATAAATTTTGACGTTAAAAATCCAGCAATAATTTTAATGATTACAGACACAGAATTAAGTGAAGCAACCTTTACTAAAACATTATTATTTATGTACGCTAAAACTCGTTTCAATTAGTAATTATTCAGTTTATCAATTACTGTATCTACCTCTAAATTAGTCATTATCGGACTAATTGGTAAACTCACGCAAGTTTCGTGAATTTTTTCTGTTATTGGAAATTTTAAGTGGTTAATTCGATAAAGCGCTTGCTGTTTATGTGGTGGAGTTGGATAGTGTATTGCAGTTTCTATATTATTTACTTTTAAATATTCAATAAAAGACTTTCTGTTTTCTACCAAAACCACAAACAAATGAAACACATGATTTTGTGATCCGTCATAATATGGAAGTTTTATTTTTTGGTTTTTAATTTCAGAAATATAACGTTTTGCAATGGTCTGTCTAGCTTTGTTGTCCTGATCCAAAGACTTTAATTTTATATTTAAAAACAATGCTTGCAGTTCATCCAATCTATTATTTACGCCTAAAATTTCATTTTGATATTTGGTTGTGGTTCCATAATTTCTGAGTTTTGAAACGACTTCTGCTAAACTAGAATTGTTAGTCGTTATTGCTCCAGCATCACCTAAAGCACCTAAATTTTTTGCAGGATAAAAACTAAACGCTGCTGCATCTGCTAAACTACCTGCACTTCCTATTTGATTTTTAGCACCATGTGCTTGTGCAGCATCTTCTACGATTATTAAATTATGTAATTTGGCTAATTCTGTTATGGATTGCATATCACATAGTTGTCCATATAAATGAACGACTAAAATGGCTTTAGTCTTATCAGTAATATGATGTTTGATAGTTGTGGCTTCGATATTGAAGGTATCTGGATTTGGCTCAATTAAAACTGGTGTCAATCCAGCTTCAATAATGGCTAAAGTTGAAGCAATAAAAGTATGAGCAGGCACAATAACCTCATCCCCTTTTTTTAATACACCTAACTCTATATAGCCTTTAAAAATTAAAACCAAAGCATCAAAACCATTACTTACACCAACGCAGTGTTTTGTACCACAATAATCTGCATAATTAGCTTCAAAAGTTTTTACTCCTTCGCCAAGTATATATTGTCCATTATTTAGAAACGAAGAAAATTCTGCATTAAATTCGTTCTCAAAACGAGCATTTATTTTTTTTAAGTCTAAAAACTTAATCATATAAAAACTGAATTTAACTTATTAAAATTCTTAGTGTCTACTGAATAAAAATCTTGAATAATTGTTCGTGCTCCAAAACCTTCTTTCCAGTATTGCAGTCCATGATTGACTTTTTTACCCTCGTTTTCATTAGACGTTCCAAAATCAAAATACGGTTTGTCTTTAAAAATATTAGTTAGTAAATGATGGTGCAAAAAGTCTAAACTTCCTAGTTCATTTTTATTGTTATTTCCTGATATATATTGGGAATGCGCCACATGTTTAGTTTCAAATATCGTTGTACCAGCAACAATCTTATCATCTTTATAAACATTAAATTGTCTAATCTGAGAGTTAAAATTTTGTTTAAGTGTCGTTATTTCTGTTAAACTATGGACTGGACTTGTATTGTGTTTAGTATTGAGGTTAGGTATCAAAATTAAATTCCAAAACTCATCAAATTGTCCTACTTCCTTGACGACTAAGTTTTGTTTCACTCCTCGTTTATAACCTTCTACTCTATCTTTAGACAACTTGATTTTTTGACTCATGTTGACAACAGATAAAGCATCTCTTCTATGTAGTTTAGCCTCTACTAAAAACATTAAATAGTTAAGCTCTTCATTAGGAATTTTGGTATAAATAGAAGGTAATATTTTTAAGTTTAACAGCTTAATTTCCTGTTGGTGTAAATATTGTAAAATAGCTTTAAATATATCTAAAACAACTTTAAACTTTAACTTTTCAGAATAAATCAGCCCTCCATAAGTTAGTCCTTGATGCGAGTGTAAAGTAGCTTCAGTTATATTGGCTGGTAACACTGCAATTAATTTTTCATCTTGAAATACTAGTAACGAGTGGTCTGTAAATCGGTCTTTATGGTAATCCATAAAATCTCGATAAAACAAAAAGGTTGCATTTTTAGCTTGAGCTATAAAACTATCCCAAAGCGCTTTGTTTTTACTAGTATATGTGGTTATTAAAAATATAACAAATGGTGTTAGTTATCAAGGCTTGAAAGTACTAATTTTTCTTTAATAACAAGTAATAAAAATGAATACAGCCTTTTATAGGCTAGTTGTTTGTATAAAAAAAGAGAAACACTGTTTAGTATTTCTCTTTTTATGAAAGTAATAGTTTAAACTATTAGATAATTTTATTTCTTTTACGTTCTACTTCAGTTAAAAATACTTTACGTAAACGTAAGTGGTTAGGTGTAACTTCAACATATTCATCTTTTTGAATATATTCTAAAGCTTCTTCTAACGAAAACTTAATTGCAGGCACAATTTTAGCTTTATCATCTGCTCCACTACTACGTACGTTACTTAACTTTTTAGTTTTAGTAACATTAACCACCATATCGTCACCACGAGAATTTTCTCCAATCACTTGACCTTCGTAAATATCTTCTCCTGGATCAACAAAAAACTTACCTCTATCTTGTAATTTATCGATAGAATAAGGTATTGCTTGCCCTTTTTCCATAGACACTAACGATCCGTTTTGACGTTCAGGAATACCACCTTTTAATGGTTGATACTCTTTAAAACGGTGTGCCATAATAGCTTCACCAGCTGTTGCAGTTAATAATTGATTACGTAATCCAATAATACCTCTTGACGGAATTAAAAACTCGCATACCATACGCTCGCCTTTAGCTTCCATACTTAACATTTCTCCTTTACGCATCGTTACCATCTCTACAGCTTTACCTGATACGTGCTCTGGTAAATCTATAGTCATTTCTTCTACTGGTTCGCATTTAACACCATCAATCTCCTTAATAATAACTTGTGGTTGTCCAATTTGTAACTCGTAACCTTCACGACGCATAGTTTCTATTAACACCGATAAGTGTAATACACCACGTCCAAAAACCATAAATTTATCTGCACTATCTGTTTCTTCAACACGAAGTGCTAAGTTTTTTTCAAGCTCTTTATTTAGTCTTTCTTTAATATGTCTAGACGTTACAAACTTACCATCTTTACCAAAGAAAGGCGAGTCGTTAATAGTAAATAACATACTCATTGTTGGCTCGTCAATAGCTATAGTTTTTAATCCTTCAGGATTTTCAAAATCGGCAACTGTATCTCCAATATCAAATCCTTCTAAACCTACTATTGCACAAATATCTCCAGTCTGAACTTGATCTACTTTAATACGACCTAGACCTTCAAAAACGTGTAATTCTTTAATTCTATTTTTAACAATCTTACCATCTCTTTTAACCAAAGAAATTTGCTGTCCTACTTTTAATTCACCACGAGTTAAACGTCCAATTGCAATACGACCTGTAAACGACGAAAAGTCTAAAGATGTGATTAACATTTGTGTGTTTCCTTCAGGAATTTTTGGTGCAGGTATATGCTCGATAACCATATCCAATAATGGTTCGATATTTTCGGTTGGCTTTTGCCAATCGTCGCTCATCCAATTGTTTTTTGCAGAACCGTAAACTGTTGGGAAGTCTAACTGCCACTCTTCTGCTCCTAATTCAAACATTAAATCAAACACTTTTTCATGTACTTCTTCTGGAGTACAGTTTTCTTTGTCAACTTTATTAACTACCACACAAGGTTTTAACCCTAAATCGATTGCTTTTTGTAATACAAATCGTGTTTGTGGCATTGGACCTTCAAAAGCATCTACTAATAACAAAACACCGTCTGCCATATTCAATACACGCTCTACTTCTCCTCCAAAATCGGCGTGACCAGGTGTATCAATAATATTGATTTTTGTGTCTTTATAAATAACCGATACGTTTTTAGAAGTAATTGTAATTCCTCTTTCACGCTCTAAATCGTTATTATCTAAGATTAGATCTCCTGTGTTTTCGTTTTCACGAAATAATTGACAGTGATACATAATTTTATCAACCAAAGTCGTTTTCCCGTGGTCAACGTGTGCAATAATTGCAATGTTTTTAATATTAGCCATAATAGTGCCTTATTTTAAGCGTGCAAAGGTACTCAATTTTTATCGATTTAAAGGGTTTTATCATTTATTTGATGATTTCAATTTATAATCTTGTAACGTTTTTAACTTATCATACACAGATAGTTATCCTTACAAGAGAAAAATTAATGGTTAATTGACCAATTAATTTCTATAAAAACAATATATGTTTAGATTTGTATCTGTGACTTAATCAATAATATAAAAAACATCATTTTTCATGAAAAAAATCATCTACCTACTAACCATTGCCATTTTGTTTGCCAGTTGTGGCACTAAAAGTGAAGAAGCAAAATTTATCCCTAAACATGCTATTGGTGTCATGTATGTTAATGTTAAATCACTTTCAGAAAAAAGTGAAGGACTGGACTTTAAAGACTTAAAGGTTAATAGCTTAATGGAAGACAAAGCACCTAAAGAACTTAAAGACTTTATGAGTGAATTTATGACGTCTGAAAACATAAATAAAACCTTTAGAAAAGAATATATCCTAGGATTTATGACTTACAAAAGGCTTACTGGTGTTGGTGGACTAATTTTACCAATTAATAACGCAGAATCATTTGAAGCTTTTATACAACCTATGATTGATAAAATGCCAAGATTAGAAAAAGAAACTAACGTAGGAAAAGATGATGCTTTTACTGTGTATTCTAACCGAGAGCTAGCAATTGGATGGAACAATAAAACTGCACTTTTGATAGGAGCTAATAATTATGCTGGCGCAGAATTAAAAGACTTAACAACATTAGACGCTTCTGAAACTGTGTTAACCACAAAATATTTTAACGACTTTTTTGATAAAGGTCAAGATATGGGTGTGCATATTACATCAACTCCACTAGGAGATGCTTTTGATGGTTTGTTAAGTATGTTTGCTGGTTTAGACGTTAATTTAGAGGATAATAATATAGCCTATTATGGTAGTTTTGAAAAGGACCATATCCATACTGAAACTAAATTAAAATTAAATAAAGATATTAAGTCTTTAAGTGGTTATAAAGATTGGATGAGTACAGATTATAACAGAGACATGTTAGACGTTTTACCAAAAGACGCTTTGTTAGTTGGAAAACTATCTATTAATTTAGAAAATTTACACGAGCATTTTTATGACTTAAGAGACAACAAAACGCTACCAATGGAAGCTAGAGAAGAGCTGAAAAAAAGCTTAAAACGAATGGATAGAGACTTTAACAAAGAATTTAATATGGACACTAAAACATTTGCCAAAATCTTTGATGGATCTGCACTTTTTGCTTTAACAGAAGGTCAAACAGTAAAAGACTCAGTATACAGTTATAATTATTATACAGACGAAGAAGAATACAAAATAGTCGAGAAAAAAATGCCTAACATGTTTGGTGCAATTGGCGTTAAAGACAAAGCTAAATTTGACAGACTTTTTAATAAAATTAAAGATCTTGGTGCACCAATACAAGAGATTAGCACCAACTATTATGAGGTAGATCGTAACACATTTATGGTCATATCAGATAGTTTTGTGTTTTTTACAAATCATGCTAATAGTGCAGACGAGGTTAAAAATAATGGAAAATTAGCCACTAACCTTTCAGACTTTGAACACAAAGATAAATTGTCACACTCCATTTATTTATACACTAAAGGTAATATCACCAATATTGCTCAAGATTTTACAAATATGTATAATCCATATGGTAGAAATAATTTTTACAGAGTAGATGCAATGGATGAACTAACCGAAATAAGTGGTAAGTTATATGAAAAATACTTTGGAGAAAACCACTATTTTATTGATGCAGATGGAGCCGAATCTTTTACCTACACTAAAGGTGACAAAAACTCTTTAATCCAAACGATTCTTTATGGTGATGAAATGGCTAAAACTATGAGCG is a window of Olleya sp. YS DNA encoding:
- a CDS encoding DegT/DnrJ/EryC1/StrS family aminotransferase, with amino-acid sequence MIKFLDLKKINARFENEFNAEFSSFLNNGQYILGEGVKTFEANYADYCGTKHCVGVSNGFDALVLIFKGYIELGVLKKGDEVIVPAHTFIASTLAIIEAGLTPVLIEPNPDTFNIEATTIKHHITDKTKAILVVHLYGQLCDMQSITELAKLHNLIIVEDAAQAHGAKNQIGSAGSLADAAAFSFYPAKNLGALGDAGAITTNNSSLAEVVSKLRNYGTTTKYQNEILGVNNRLDELQALFLNIKLKSLDQDNKARQTIAKRYISEIKNQKIKLPYYDGSQNHVFHLFVVLVENRKSFIEYLKVNNIETAIHYPTPPHKQQALYRINHLKFPITEKIHETCVSLPISPIMTNLEVDTVIDKLNNY
- the typA gene encoding translational GTPase TypA, coding for MANIKNIAIIAHVDHGKTTLVDKIMYHCQLFRENENTGDLILDNNDLERERGITITSKNVSVIYKDTKINIIDTPGHADFGGEVERVLNMADGVLLLVDAFEGPMPQTRFVLQKAIDLGLKPCVVVNKVDKENCTPEEVHEKVFDLMFELGAEEWQLDFPTVYGSAKNNWMSDDWQKPTENIEPLLDMVIEHIPAPKIPEGNTQMLITSLDFSSFTGRIAIGRLTRGELKVGQQISLVKRDGKIVKNRIKELHVFEGLGRIKVDQVQTGDICAIVGLEGFDIGDTVADFENPEGLKTIAIDEPTMSMLFTINDSPFFGKDGKFVTSRHIKERLNKELEKNLALRVEETDSADKFMVFGRGVLHLSVLIETMRREGYELQIGQPQVIIKEIDGVKCEPVEEMTIDLPEHVSGKAVEMVTMRKGEMLSMEAKGERMVCEFLIPSRGIIGLRNQLLTATAGEAIMAHRFKEYQPLKGGIPERQNGSLVSMEKGQAIPYSIDKLQDRGKFFVDPGEDIYEGQVIGENSRGDDMVVNVTKTKKLSNVRSSGADDKAKIVPAIKFSLEEALEYIQKDEYVEVTPNHLRLRKVFLTEVERKRNKII
- a CDS encoding GNAT family N-acetyltransferase; its protein translation is MDYHKDRFTDHSLLVFQDEKLIAVLPANITEATLHSHQGLTYGGLIYSEKLKFKVVLDIFKAILQYLHQQEIKLLNLKILPSIYTKIPNEELNYLMFLVEAKLHRRDALSVVNMSQKIKLSKDRVEGYKRGVKQNLVVKEVGQFDEFWNLILIPNLNTKHNTSPVHSLTEITTLKQNFNSQIRQFNVYKDDKIVAGTTIFETKHVAHSQYISGNNNKNELGSLDFLHHHLLTNIFKDKPYFDFGTSNENEGKKVNHGLQYWKEGFGARTIIQDFYSVDTKNFNKLNSVFI
- a CDS encoding O-antigen translocase, which gives rise to MKRVLAYINNNVLVKVASLNSVSVIIKIIAGFLTSKFIALFVGSEGMALVGNLRNFVGSIQAISILGLYKGVVKYIAQFKNNTLELSKTISTVFYLGFIATMLMSFLVYFKADYINDLIFKEYNNYAYVIKIFAIALPFYALNMLAFSIMNGFAKYKYLIIFNIFGQILGAVITILLIWLEQIDGALIAVVIAESLIFLITLVGIINRKNFIPLIKASNFSFNFAKKLSSYSGMALFSAIILPFVAILIRSYIIDNVGLKEAGFWEAMNRVSKYYLLFVSTLLTMYILPRFSEIDNIKDFRKEVFSFYKTIIPIFALGLIAVYFLRHVIIQMVFTDEFKPVEELFIWQLLGDFIKVLSIVIAYQFLAKRMFWHYIITEAFSVVTLYFTSKFLIDEFGVVGANMAHFATYVMYYAIILLIFYSSLFGVIPDRIEEE
- a CDS encoding DUF4836 family protein, encoding MKKIIYLLTIAILFASCGTKSEEAKFIPKHAIGVMYVNVKSLSEKSEGLDFKDLKVNSLMEDKAPKELKDFMSEFMTSENINKTFRKEYILGFMTYKRLTGVGGLILPINNAESFEAFIQPMIDKMPRLEKETNVGKDDAFTVYSNRELAIGWNNKTALLIGANNYAGAELKDLTTLDASETVLTTKYFNDFFDKGQDMGVHITSTPLGDAFDGLLSMFAGLDVNLEDNNIAYYGSFEKDHIHTETKLKLNKDIKSLSGYKDWMSTDYNRDMLDVLPKDALLVGKLSINLENLHEHFYDLRDNKTLPMEAREELKKSLKRMDRDFNKEFNMDTKTFAKIFDGSALFALTEGQTVKDSVYSYNYYTDEEEYKIVEKKMPNMFGAIGVKDKAKFDRLFNKIKDLGAPIQEISTNYYEVDRNTFMVISDSFVFFTNHANSADEVKNNGKLATNLSDFEHKDKLSHSIYLYTKGNITNIAQDFTNMYNPYGRNNFYRVDAMDELTEISGKLYEKYFGENHYFIDADGAESFTYTKGDKNSLIQTILYGDEMAKTMSELEDKTEDVKIEDLIEETIIESTKTK